A genomic stretch from Microtus pennsylvanicus isolate mMicPen1 chromosome 9, mMicPen1.hap1, whole genome shotgun sequence includes:
- the Slc10a2 gene encoding ileal sodium/bile acid cotransporter, whose amino-acid sequence MDNFSVCHPNATVCEGDSCLAPESNFNAILSVAMSSVLTILLALVMFSMGCNVEIHKFLGHIKRPWGIFVGFLCQFGIMPLTGFILSVAFGILPVQAVVVIIMGCCPGGTASNILAYWVDGDMDLSVSMTTCSTLLALGMMPLCLFLYTKTWVDSGTIVIPYDSIGTSLVALVIPVSIGMFVNHKWPKKAKIILKIGSIAGAILIVLIAVIGGVLYQSAWIIEPKLWIIGTIYPIAGYSLGFILARIAGQPWYRCRTVALETGMQNTQLCSTIVQLSFSQEELNLVFTFPLIYSVFQIAFAAILLGIYVAYKKCCRKNNPELQEKTDNEVEPKASFQETNKGFQPDEK is encoded by the exons ATGGATAATTTCTCCGTCTGTCATCCCAATGCAACTGTCTGCGAAGGCGATTCCTGCTTAGCACCGGAGAGCAACTTCAATGCCATTCTTAGTGTGGCCATGAGCTCTGTGCTCACCATCCTCCTGGCCTTGGTGATGTTTTCCATGGGGTGCAATGTGGAAATCCACAAGTTCCTGGGACATATAAAACGGCCATGGGGCATCTTCGTGGGCTTCCTCTGTCAGTTTGGAATCATGCCTCTCACAGGCTTCATCCTCTCCGTGGCCTTTGGCATCCTCCCGGTACAAGCTGTGGTGGTAATAATCATGGGTTGCTGTCCTGGAGGGACTGCCTCCAATATCTTGGCCTATTGGGTAGATGGTGACATGGACCTCAG TGTTAGCATGACCACTTGCTCCACACTGCTGGCCCTTGGAATGATGCCCCTTTGCCTCTTCCTCTATACCAAGACATGGGTCGACTCGGGGACAATTGTGATTCCCTATGATAGCATCG gCACTTCTCTCGTTGCTCTTGTTATCCCTGTTTCCATTGGAATGTTTGTGAATCACAAATGGCCCAAAAAAGCAAAGATCATACTTAAA ATTGGATCCATTGCAGGTGCAATTCTCAttgttctcattgctgtgattggAGGAGTACTGTACCAAAGTGCCTGGATCATTGAACCCAAACTATGGATTATAGGAACAATATATCCTATAGCTGGCTACAGCCTGGGGTTTATACTGGCTAGAATAGCTGGTCAACCCTGGTACAG GTGCCGAACAGTTGCCTTGGAAACTGGGATGCAAAACACTCAGCTGTGTTCCACCATCGTACAGCTCTCCTTCAGCCAAGAGGAACTCAACCTTGTGTTCACCTTCCCACTCATCTATAGCGTTTTCCAGATCGCCTTTGCTGCAATATTATTAGGAA TTTATGTTGCATACAAGAAATGTTGTagaaaaaataatcctgagtTACAAGAGAAAACAGACAATGAAGTGGAGCCCAAGGCATCATTTCAGGAGACAAACAAAGGATTTCAACCAGATGAGAAGTAA